From one Amaranthus tricolor cultivar Red isolate AtriRed21 chromosome 17, ASM2621246v1, whole genome shotgun sequence genomic stretch:
- the LOC130804681 gene encoding ribulose bisphosphate carboxylase small subunit, chloroplastic 3-like, producing the protein MASSMMSNAATAIVAASGAQANMVAPFNGLKSMAGFPVTRKSNGITSIASNGGRVQCMQVWPPIGKKKFETLSYLPPLSDTQLLAQIQYLLNKGWIPCIEFELEHAFVYRENHRSPGYQDGRYWTMWKLPMYGCTDPVQVVNEVEEAKKAYPTAFIRIIGFDNVRQVQCISFIAYKPAGY; encoded by the exons atgGCTTCAAGCATGATGAGCAACGCTGCTACTGCCATCGTTGCCGCCAGCGGTGCTCAGGCTAACATGGTGGCACCATTCAATGGTTTGAAGTCCATGGCAGGTTTCCCTGTTACTAGGAAGAGTAATGGCATCACTTCTATTGCTAGTAACGGTGGAAGAGTTCAATGCATGCAG GTATGGCCACCAATTGGTAAGAAGAAGTTCGAGACCTTGTCTTACCTTCCACCTTTAAGTGACACACAATTGTTGGCTCAAATTCAATACCTTCTCAACAAGGGATGGATTCCTTGCATTGAATTCGAGTTGGAA CATGCATTTGTTTACCGTGAGAATCACAGGTCACCTGGTTATCAAGATGGACGTTATTGGACCATGTGGAAGTTGCCCATGTATGGGTGCACTGACCCCGTTCAGGTGGTGAATGAGGTTGAGGAAGCCAAGAAGGCTTACCCTACCGCCTTCATCAGAATCATTGGATTCGACAATGTTCGTCAAGTGCAATGCATTAGTTTCATTGCTTACAAGCCGGCTGGCTACTAA
- the LOC130804002 gene encoding uncharacterized protein LOC130804002, whose protein sequence is MAKRVPTCSEKEGFILLEHLQSILEHDPQIDEVGFIHSSQLMVLKEGEEPSTFTSTGHKEDARLDLVSSKANEVEGKEAFFWSKEHKLGISTEYLLPLYKAAKNRFMDAYSNYKNISSFSLKNESAASSCELSGIENEVMKHSKALLLLSSDFGTAWNARKLIISKREEFSIADELLVSTLVLSFAPKSESAWNYRRWIINKIAGKCPLEAILEKESDLVEKIAENSKMNYRAWNHRCWLIAYMTSEQALRELNANRNWAALHVADNSCFHYRQKLMLRMLDEVSHGNVEVTLFTQFEHLQQLWKDELDWNDVLIRRYIGREALWLHRRFLAVCWAKHFGTNNIMWKHLSNKDGGGNNVSIFIDNEVGLVRDCLTLSDSIFEDIESQAIHSAAYILWLNREICSPSTIDLNQKLGIGDLRTFLNKMCPGKVRVWDCLLGEHTSRDGAC, encoded by the exons ATGGCAAAAAGAGTTCCAACGTGCTCGGAAAAGGAGGGTTTTATCCTCTTGGAACATTTGCAATCTATCTTAGAACACGATCCTCAAAT TGATGAGGTGGGGTTTATTCATTCATCCCAGCTAATGGTGCTCAAGGAGGGGGAAGAACCTTCTACTTTTACGTCTACGGGGCACAAAGAAGATGCAAGACTAGACCTTGTTTCTTCCAAAGCTAATGAAGTGGAAGGCAAAGAAGCTTTTTTCTGGAGCAAAGAGCACAAGTTGGGGATTTCAACGGAATATCTTCTTCCATTGTATAAAGCAGCGAAAAACCGATTCATGGATGCATATTCGAATTATAAAAACATTTCAAGTTtctctttgaagaatgaaagtgCAGCTAGCAGCTGTGAGCTTTCTGGAATTGAGAATGAAGTCATGAAGCACAGCAAGGCTCTCTTGTTACTGAGCAGTGACTTTGGGACGGCATGGAATGCGAG GAAACTAATCATATCAAAGAGAGAAGAATTTTCAATTGCAGATGAACTTCTTGTGTCTACTTTGGTTCTCTCATTTGCGCCAAAATCTGAAAGTGCTTGGAACTACAG GAGATGGATTATCAACAAAATTGCTGGTAAGTGTCCTCTGGAAGCTATTCTGGAGAAAGAATCTGATCTTGTCGAGAAAATAGCCGAG AATTCTAAAATGAACTATCGTGCTTGGAATCATCGATGTTGGCTGATCGCTTATATGACAAGTGAACAG GCACTACGGGAGTTGAACGCCAACAGAAATTGGGCTGCGTTGCATGTTGCTGATAATAGCTGTTTTCATTATCGACAG AAGTTAATGCTGCGTATGCTGGACGAAGTGAGCCATGGGAATGTCGAGGTTACTCTCTTCACTCAGTTTGAACATCTTCAACAACTATGGAAG GACGAACTGGATTGGAACGACGTGCTAATTAGGCGTTATATTGGGCGAGAG GCCTTGTGGCTTCATCGGCGGTTTTTAGCAGTATGTTGGGCGAAACATTTCGGAACCAATAACATTATGTGGAAGCATCTCAGCAACAAGGATGGTGGGGGTAACAATGTGTCTATCTTCATTGACAATGAAGTTGGGCTTGTTCGAGATTGCCTAACGCTTTCGGATAGTATATTTGAGGATATTGAATCACAGGCTATTCATTCTGCTGCTTACATTTTGTGGCTGAACAGG GAAATTTGCTCTCCTTCTACTATCGATCTCAATCAAAAGCTCGGAATTGGTGATTTACGGACATTCCTGAACAAAATGTGCCCCGGAAAGGTTAGAGTTTGGGATTGTTTGTTGGGGGAACATACTTCGCGAGACGGAGCATGTTAG